DNA sequence from the Cellulophaga sp. HaHaR_3_176 genome:
CTTTAATACTAGTAAAAACTATTTTAGAAGTTGTATGAGTTGTTGTACCGAAAAAATCATCAGAATGTAAATGACCTTCTAATTTTTCTTTTCCTTCACCAGCTTTTAAATCTGTAGTGACAATTGTAGTCATATCTACTACAAATTCACCACCAGTTAATGTTCCTGCATCAAATAATAAAGAACCTTCTTTTAAATCAATAGTACCCTCGTGAGAACCTGTTACTTTGTAAGCTTTCCAAACAACAGAACTTTCACTTACTTTAATTTCTTTTTTATCTCTTTCAACAGGTGTAGTTGCAAAAGCGGTTGCTCCGAATACTAAAGCGAATACTAAACTTAATGTGTTTCTTTTCATAATTGTAATTTTTAATTAATTGTTTTTATAGTGATATTTAAAATTTGTCTAAAAGATTATTTAATTCTTTTAAGTCTTTATTGTCGAATTTTTTAAGGATTTTTTCTTCTGATAACTTTATGTCTTTGTCCATCTTTAAAAGAATAGCTTCGCCTTCATTGGTGATATTTATTTCTATTTTTCTTCGATTACTAGGGCAGGTTATTCTATTAACATAGCCTTTTTGCATTAACTTATCTACCAATCTTGTCGTGTTACTCATTTTAGTAACCATCCTTTCGTTAAGTGTACTTAAATTAGCCGGTTTGCCTTTCTGGCCTCTTAAAATCCTTAAAACATTAAATTGTTGAGTAGAAACATCGTAAGGCTTTAGTGTAGTCGTAATTATTTCTTGTACCTTATTAGTAACTAAACCTAAATGAAGAATAGTTCTTTTTTCTAAAGGTAAATCTTTATCGGTTTTTATAATTTCTTCTACATTCATGTTTGTACAATAATTGTATATACAAATGTATAATTGTTTTTTCAATACTCAATTTAGATGGCTTTTAATGTTTTGTTAAAATTTTAAGTTTTAAAATAGATTTGCTGTTTGAGTAATTATTTCTTGTATCTAATAATTTAAATTTTTAAGTTATAATCTTAAAAAGCGGAGTGTAAGGTTTTGAATAAATAATGCACTATTTTTGAAAACTAAAATTTTTTATATGGCAGATTTATCACAAAACGAATGGGAAGAGCAATTAGAAAAAGATACTAATGCTTTCATTTTAGATGTAAGAACACCAATAGAGGTAGAAGAAGGTTATATACCAAATGCTACAAACATAGATATTCACTTAGGACAAGGGTTTTTAGATGAAATAGAAAAATTAGATAAAACTAAAAACTATTATGTGTATTGCCGATCTGGAGCTAGAAGTGGACAAGCTTGTGCAATAATGAATAGTGTTGGTTTTGAAAATGCTTATAATTTAGAAGGCGGTTTTATGAACTGGCAAGGTGAGGTTGTTGAGTAAGCAATTTTCTTATACATACAAGTAATATTAAAGCTCAATAAGTATCTAAGATATTTATTGAGCTTTATTTTTTAAAGGATATTTTTAAATGTTTATCTTGATGGACTTTAACAATTAAAAATGCGTGAAGATTTACTTCATTTTGTATGGAAGTATAAAAAACTTCAAATACAAAATTTAATTACCACTCAAAATGAAAATCTTGAAGTGCTTACTGTCGGTACACACAACTTTAATGAAGGACCAGATTTTTTCAATGCAAAACTTAAAATAGGAAAACAGCTTTGGGCTGGTAATATTGAACTCCATGTGAATTCATCAGATTGGTTTGTACATGGTCATGAAAAAGACAGTAATTATGATAATGTAATTCTTCATGTTGTTTGGGAGGATGATGTTTTTATTTATCGAAAAGACAATTCAAGAATTCCGACTTTAGAACTTAAAAATTATATTTCAGCAGAAATTTTAAATTCTTATCAAGATTTATTTGACACAAAAACAAAAACCTTTATTAATTGTGAAAAAAAGATAAATTCGTTCGATTCTTTTTTTCTTAAAAACTGGTTAGATAGACTTTACTTTGAGCGATTAGAAAGCAAATCAAAAATAGTATCAGATCTATTAAACCAAAATCAGAATAATTGGGAACAAGTACTTTTTATACTTTTGTTTAAGAATTTTGGGTCAAAAGTAAATTCAGATTCTTTTTATAGTTTAGCGGCAAACCTACCTTTTTCGGTTATTAGGAAGGTTAGTGGAAATAAAGAGCAATTAGAAAGTGTTCTGTTTGGTTTGTCAGGCCTTTTAAATGATGAGTATTTAGATCTGTATTTTATCAACTTAAAAAAAGAATATAAATATTTAAAAACAAAATTTGATTTAAAAGAAGAAGGTGTTTTAAAGCCTGAGTTTTTTAAATTAAGGCCTCCAAATTTTCCTACCATACGTTTATCACAAATTTCAAGTGTTTATCACAAGCATCAAAACTTATTTTCAAAACTTATAGAAGCTAAAACGGTTGAAGATATTTATGATCTTTTTGAGGTGACAGCTAGTAAGTATTGGGATAATCATTTTACATTTGGTAAAGAATCAAAAAAAAACATAAAAAGATTAACGAAGAATTTTATAGACTTACTTATTATAAATACAATCTTACCTTTAAAAGTTTGTTATGCAAAACATATTGGGGTTTCTATTGATGAAGAGGTTGTGAGTATTATTTCTGAAATTAAAGCAGAAAATAATAGTGTAATAAGTAACTTCAACACTTTGGGTGTCTTAATTAATAGTGCAATGGATAGTCAGGCTACCTTACAAATGTATAATGAATATTGTACAAAAAATAAATGTTTACAATGTGCCGTAGGTAGTAGTTTATTAAAGGATAATAAGTAATTTTAGCTGATGAAATTATTATATCATATTTTATATTTTTTTCAAAAGCGTGGCTTTGAGGTTTGCGGGCGAATAGCAGAACGATTAGGTATACGAGCAAGAATAGTGCGGACATCATTTATATATTTAACTTTTGTAACTCTTGGTTTTGGCTTTGCATTGTATTTGTTTGTTTTTTTTTGGTTGCGAATAAAAGACTTAGTATATACTAAAAGAACTTCTGTATTTGATTTGTAACAATGATAAAACTATTTAGGTCTAAAATTTATTTAGCACTTTTTCTAATGAGCTTCGTGCTTACATTTGGTGTTTTGGGTTATAGGTTCATATCTGATTATGATTGGATAGATGCTTTTTACATGACAATTATTACGGTTACAACCGTTGGCTTTTCAGAAGTACGACCGCTAGATACAGAATCAAAAATTTTCACAGTATTCCTTATTATTTCAAGTGTTTTTATTTTTGCTTTTGCTATATCGGTAGTTACAGAGTATATATTAAGTAGAAATTCATTACAATTATTAAAAAAGAAAAAAGTGAAAAACAAGATAAGTAAGTTGTCAAATCACGTAATAGTTTGTGGTTTTGGAAGAAACGGACAACAGTCTTCAGAACGTTTAACTGCTTATAAAAAACCTTTTGTTGTTATTGAAAAAGATAAAGAGGTTATTGAGCGTTTTGAAAATGATTTGCTTTTTGTAGAAGGTGATGCAAATGATGATGATGTGTTACATGAAGCGGGAATTGCAAAAGCTCAATTTTTAATAACAGCTTTGCCTGATGATGCTGCAAATTTATTTGTTGTTTTATCAGCTAGGCAAATGAATAAAGATTTATTTATCATAAGTAGAGCATCATTAGCAACATCACAAAAAAAGTTAGTTCTTGCAGGTGCAAATAAAGTTATCATGCCAGATAAAATAGGAGGTGATCATATGGCTTCGCTAGTAGTGATGCCAGATTTGATTACTTTCATGGATAAGCTTTCTATAGAAGGGGAACATACTACCAATTTAGAAGAGGTTGCAATTGAAGATTTTGCTGATCAAGTAGAGTGTAACTCATTAAGAGATTTAGATTTACGAAGAAAAACAGGTTGCACAATAATAGGGTATATTGCTCCGGATGGTACATATATTATAAACCCAGAAGCAGACTTAAGATTGCAGCCAAAAAGTAAGGTAATAGTTTTAGGGAGGCCAGAACAAATTAGGAAACTAAACGAAATGTTTCATATTGTTTGATGATATTTCGACGGTTTACTTGATTGCGTTGATTTTTTTTAGGATATTGCTAGCGACTAGACTAATTATAAATAATTTAAATTTACTATGAAGAAGTACCTATATTTTCTTTTCCTTTCAATTTCAATATCATTTTCAAGTTTTGCTCAGGATTTTGATGTAGAAGGAAAAGTTTTAAACCCATCCACTACTATCAATGATGGTGTTATTAGTTTGAAAGTAACAGGTGGTGTTGAACCATATAGTTATAAATGGAGTAATGAAAATACACCATTGACTTCAAATAAGTCTACAGGGCTTGTTGAAGGAGTTCCTTATACAGTTGTGGTTACTGATTCTGACGGTAAAGCGGTCACCAAGGTTTTTGCTGTAGAAGCGGATGCTATTACAGAAATTTTTAACGGAACAATGACTCCAGCAGTAAATGCTTTGGGGTCTGTTTTGTTTTGGGACCCATTTGCGGCATTAGGTCTTTACGATCCTGTTGTTTATTCAGATCTAAAAAGAGTTGGTGTTCCTGACTGGTATCCTGGTTTAAAAGATAAATTTACTCTTAAAAAATGGCTTAAGTCTGATGGATCTAAAGTAGAGAAAGGTGACGATATAGCTGTTTTAATTAATAATGCAGGTAAAGAGCAAACGGTAAAAGCAAACGCTAAAGGAAGCTTAAAGCAGTTAACGGCTGGTGGTAGTGTAGTTTACAATTCCGAAAATCAAAAGCATATTATTGAGCAAGGGGCTCATTTTTTTGCAGAAATAAATTATGATACTCCAGTGGTTGTGACACATCCAAACGGAGATCCTGTTACTAAACCAATTTCTTTTATTGTTATTTGGTTAGTATTAGGGGCTACTTTCTTTACTATTAGAATGGGCTTTATTAATATTCGAGGTTTTGGTCATGCAATTGATTTAGCAAAAGGTAAATATGATAATCCAGATGCACCAGGGCAAGTAACACATTTTCAAGCATTAGCTACTGCTGTTTCAGGTACTGTAGGTTTGGGTAATATTGCTGGTGTTGCAGTTGCAGTATCACTTGGTGGGGCAGGAGCAACTTTTTGGATGATTGTATGTGGTTTGTTAGGTATGTCTTCAAAATTTGTAGAATGTACTTTAGGTGTAAAATATAGAGATATTCTTCCTGATGGAAGAGTATTTGGAGGGCCAATGAATTATCTGCGTTACGGTTTAGAAAAAAGAAATATGAAAGGCTTAGGTAAAGTTCTTGCAGGTTTATTTGCGGTTCTTGCTGTAGGTGCTTCTTTTGGAGGTGGAAACATGTTTCAAGCAAATCAATCTTTTGAACAGTTAGCAGGTCAGTTTCCTGTATTAGAAGGTAATGGTTTTTGGTTCGGTATTGTAACAGCTATTCTAGTAGGTGTTGTAATTATTGGTGGTATTAATAGTATTGCAAATGTAACAGGGAAGATAGTTCCTGTAATGGCATCGATATATATCGTAGCTGCATTGGCGGTTATTATAATGAATATAGAAAATATAGGGCCAGCTTTTTCAGCTATTTATGATGGTGCTTTTAGTCCTTCTGCATTAAGAGGTGGTGTAATTGGGGTGTTAGTCATAGGTTTTCAAAGGGCAGCTTTCTCTAATGAGGCAGGTGTTGGTTCAGCAGCTATTGCGCATAGTACTGCAAAAACAAATCATCCGCCATCAGAGGGTTTTGTTGCTTTATTAGAGCCTTTTATAGATACTGTTGTTGTTTGTACGCTAACAGCTTTAGTATTGATATTTACGGGTATGCATGAAGTAGAAGGTATGGCGGGTGCTCAGTTAACATCTGATGCTTTTGGTAGTCAAATTTCTTGGTTCCCATATGTATTGGCATTGGCAGTTTTCTTATTTGCATTTTCTACAATGATTTCTTGGTCTTATTATGGAATGAGAGCTTGGACTTACCTTTTTGGAAAGAGTAAAAGAACTGAGTTTATTTACAAAATGTTCTTTTTAGTATTTGTTGTAATAGGTGCATCTGTAAGTTTAGGAGCTGTATTAGATTTTTCAGATATGATGATTCTAGCAATGTCTTTCCCTAATATTATAGGACTTTATATAATGTCTGGTGAGGTTAAAAAAGATTTAAAGGAGTATTTGATAAAATTAAAATCAAATCAATTATTTAGAAGACAAAGAGAAGAAGAGGCTGCTAAATAATAAATAAAATCATGAATAAATTTAAATCCCACTTCAAGTTCGATAAACAAGAACGAAGTGGGATTTTCTTTTTATTAGGCATAATAATATTTTTACAATTAGGCTATTATGCTTATAAATCATATAAGACAGATAATGATTCAAGCTTTGTCTTAAATCAAGAAGTTGAAAAACGAGTCTTACTTCTAAAGAAAAACAAGGAGAAAGATGGAAAATCTTTTTTTCCGTTCAACCCTAATTATATTTCAGATTATAAAGGTTATAAATTAGGAATGTCTGTTAAGGAAATAAAAAGGCTTCACAAATATAGAAGTCAAAATAAATTTGTTAATTCAAATTTAGAGTTTCAAGTAGTTACAAGGGTTTCAGATTCTTTATTAAATATAATCTCTCCTTTTTTTAAATTTCCAGAATGGAAAACATTCAAAAAATATAATACGAAACAAAATAATACTTCTAAAGCTCAAAATAAGAATAGTTTAGTAATAAAACAGGATATTAATAAAGCTTCGTCAGAAGATTTTAAAACTATTTACGGTATAGGTGATAAACTTTCATTGCGAATTGTTAAGTTTAGAGATAGGCTAGGGGGGTTCTTGGTCGAAGATCAATTATATGATGTTTATGGTTTAAAACCTGAAGTAGTCGAAAAAACACTTCAGAAATTTAAAATTATAACGAAACCCAATATCATTAAAATTAACTTGAACACATCTTCAGCATCAGAGTTATCTAAAAATTTATATTTAAATTATATTCTTTCTAATAAAATAGTTCAATACAGAGAGGAAAATAATGGGTTTTCATCTTTTGAGGAATTGTCGAAAATAGAGGGATTTCCTTCAGAAAAAATTAATAGAATATCTTTATATTTGGCTTTATAAAAAAAAAGACCTATGAAAAGTATGTACTTCACTGAAGAACATGAGTTGTTTAGAGCAAGCTTGAAAGATTTTTTGAAAAAAGAAGTTGTTCCTCATATTGATAAATGGGAGGCAACTGGAACTATCGAACGTTTTATTTGGAAAAAGTTTGGAGACATGGGGTACTTTGGGCTTGCTACAGCAGAAGCAGATGGAGGTTTAGGGTTAGATTTGTTCTATACAGTAATTCTTTTAGAAGAACTTCAGAAAATTAATTCAGGAGGTTTTGCGGCTGCTATATGGGCGCATTCGTATTTAGCAATGACTCATTTAAACAAAGAGGCTGACTCGGCAATCAAAGAGCAGTATTTGACGCCAAGTGTTCTTGGTGATAAAATAGGCTGTTTGTGTATTACAGAGCCATTTGGAGGTAGTGATGTTGCGGGTATGCGAACTAATGCTGAAAAAAACGGAGATACTTATGTTATTAATGGATCAAAGACATTTATAACAAATGGAGTTTATTGTGATTATATGATAGTTGCGGCTAAAACTAAACCAGAATTAGGAAATAAAGGGATAAGTATTTTTATAATCGACAAGAATACAGATGGAGTTTCGGCTACAAAATTAGACAAATTAGGATGGCGTGCTTCTGATACAGGGGAAATTGCTTTTGATAATGTTGTGATACCAGCATCTAATCTAATGGGTGAAGAAAATAAAGGATTCTCTTATATAATGGAGCATTTTGCATTGGAAAGGTTGATAATGGGTGTTAATGCTCATGCGCGTGCTGAATATGCTTTAGATTATGCTCAACAATACATGTCTGAGCGTCATGCTTTTGGTAATGCTATAAATAAATATCAGGCTTTAAGGCATAGATTTGTAGATCTTTATGCTGATATGGAAATTTGTAGAGAGTATAATTACTTAGTGGCATATAGATTAAATAAAGGGGAATATGTAGTTAAAGAGGCTACAATTTCAAAATTGAAATCTACTGAAATGGCAGATAAGGCTATTTACGAGTGTTTACAGTTTTTAGGGGGTTATGGTTATATGGAAGATTATCCGATGGCTAGACTTTTGAGAGATAGTAGGCTTGGGCCTATTGGAGGAGGAACTTCAGAGATTTTAAAAGAAATTTTATCTAAAATTATTATAGATAAAAAAGAATATAAAACAGTAGAATAGTAATAATGATAGGGTGTTGAGGTGTTTTGGCAAATAAAACATGAATTTTATTTTGAATTTATATTTGTTAATCGATAAAAAATATTATATTTGCAGCCTTAATCACTAAAGAGAGGAGGTTTTAGCCCATGTTAATTATACCAATAAAAGAAGGAGAAAACATAGATAGAGCATTAAAGCGTTTCAAGCGTAAGTTCGATAGAACTGGAACAATGCGTCAATTAAGAAAGCGTCAACAATTTAATAAGCCTTCTGTAGAGCGTAGAGCTCAGATTCAGAAAGCACATTATATTCAAGGTTTAAGAGATCAAGAAGAAATATAATTTACAGTAATATATTATAATATTAAAGCCTTGCATTTATTGCAAGGCTTTTTTTTGTTTTCAATTTAATTTTTTAAAAGTGTGGTATATATTATAACTTTACTTTATGAGTGTCTCTTCTTTTGTTACATACCTTTCTTTAGAGAAAAAATATGCTGAAAATACAGTAGTTGCTTATCATGCAGATCTTCAGGAATTTGCTTTGTTTTGTAGCGAAAATTTTAAGCAAGCTGTTATTGATAAAGTAGATTATACGGTTGTTAGAAGTTGGATTGTGGAATTGGTTAATTTAAAACACTCAAATAGAACAATTAATAGGAAAATATCTTCGCTTAAGGCGTATTATAAATTTTTGCAGAAAATAGGAGAGATTGAGATTAGTCCTTTGTTAAAGCATAAGTCTTTAAAAACTCCAAAAAAAATAGAAATTCCCTTTTCGGAAGATGAAATGAATAAAATTCTATTTGAGATTCCGTTTCCGGAAAATTTTGAAGGAGTTCGTGATAAGTTAATTGTAGAGTTACTTTATGCTACAGGTATAAGAAGGGTG
Encoded proteins:
- a CDS encoding helix-hairpin-helix domain-containing protein — encoded protein: MNKFKSHFKFDKQERSGIFFLLGIIIFLQLGYYAYKSYKTDNDSSFVLNQEVEKRVLLLKKNKEKDGKSFFPFNPNYISDYKGYKLGMSVKEIKRLHKYRSQNKFVNSNLEFQVVTRVSDSLLNIISPFFKFPEWKTFKKYNTKQNNTSKAQNKNSLVIKQDINKASSEDFKTIYGIGDKLSLRIVKFRDRLGGFLVEDQLYDVYGLKPEVVEKTLQKFKIITKPNIIKINLNTSSASELSKNLYLNYILSNKIVQYREENNGFSSFEELSKIEGFPSEKINRISLYLAL
- the rpsU gene encoding 30S ribosomal protein S21, giving the protein MLIIPIKEGENIDRALKRFKRKFDRTGTMRQLRKRQQFNKPSVERRAQIQKAHYIQGLRDQEEI
- a CDS encoding TrkA family potassium uptake protein; this encodes MIKLFRSKIYLALFLMSFVLTFGVLGYRFISDYDWIDAFYMTIITVTTVGFSEVRPLDTESKIFTVFLIISSVFIFAFAISVVTEYILSRNSLQLLKKKKVKNKISKLSNHVIVCGFGRNGQQSSERLTAYKKPFVVIEKDKEVIERFENDLLFVEGDANDDDVLHEAGIAKAQFLITALPDDAANLFVVLSARQMNKDLFIISRASLATSQKKLVLAGANKVIMPDKIGGDHMASLVVMPDLITFMDKLSIEGEHTTNLEEVAIEDFADQVECNSLRDLDLRRKTGCTIIGYIAPDGTYIINPEADLRLQPKSKVIVLGRPEQIRKLNEMFHIV
- a CDS encoding acyl-CoA dehydrogenase family protein: MKSMYFTEEHELFRASLKDFLKKEVVPHIDKWEATGTIERFIWKKFGDMGYFGLATAEADGGLGLDLFYTVILLEELQKINSGGFAAAIWAHSYLAMTHLNKEADSAIKEQYLTPSVLGDKIGCLCITEPFGGSDVAGMRTNAEKNGDTYVINGSKTFITNGVYCDYMIVAAKTKPELGNKGISIFIIDKNTDGVSATKLDKLGWRASDTGEIAFDNVVIPASNLMGEENKGFSYIMEHFALERLIMGVNAHARAEYALDYAQQYMSERHAFGNAINKYQALRHRFVDLYADMEICREYNYLVAYRLNKGEYVVKEATISKLKSTEMADKAIYECLQFLGGYGYMEDYPMARLLRDSRLGPIGGGTSEILKEILSKIIIDKKEYKTVE
- a CDS encoding YceI family protein, whose amino-acid sequence is MKRNTLSLVFALVFGATAFATTPVERDKKEIKVSESSVVWKAYKVTGSHEGTIDLKEGSLLFDAGTLTGGEFVVDMTTIVTTDLKAGEGKEKLEGHLHSDDFFGTTTHTTSKIVFTSIKATGKNSYEVIGDLTIKGKTAPITFDVSVYGSKATATLKVDRTKYDVKYGSGAFFDNLGDKTIYDEFDLVVDLEF
- a CDS encoding PspC domain-containing protein, which produces MKLLYHILYFFQKRGFEVCGRIAERLGIRARIVRTSFIYLTFVTLGFGFALYLFVFFWLRIKDLVYTKRTSVFDL
- a CDS encoding rhodanese-like domain-containing protein; this translates as MADLSQNEWEEQLEKDTNAFILDVRTPIEVEEGYIPNATNIDIHLGQGFLDEIEKLDKTKNYYVYCRSGARSGQACAIMNSVGFENAYNLEGGFMNWQGEVVE
- a CDS encoding tyrosine-type recombinase/integrase — protein: MSVSSFVTYLSLEKKYAENTVVAYHADLQEFALFCSENFKQAVIDKVDYTVVRSWIVELVNLKHSNRTINRKISSLKAYYKFLQKIGEIEISPLLKHKSLKTPKKIEIPFSEDEMNKILFEIPFPENFEGVRDKLIVELLYATGIRRVELVNLRLSNLDVDQGLIKVLGKRNKERVLPLLGSLKKLFALYLQERRGVEGSEKIDFVFLSKKGDKIYETLVYRVVNHYLGLVSSKVKKSPHILRHTFATHLLNKGADLNSVKELLGHASLASTQVYTHNSIAELKKVHLLSHPRNKK
- a CDS encoding DUF2851 family protein — translated: MREDLLHFVWKYKKLQIQNLITTQNENLEVLTVGTHNFNEGPDFFNAKLKIGKQLWAGNIELHVNSSDWFVHGHEKDSNYDNVILHVVWEDDVFIYRKDNSRIPTLELKNYISAEILNSYQDLFDTKTKTFINCEKKINSFDSFFLKNWLDRLYFERLESKSKIVSDLLNQNQNNWEQVLFILLFKNFGSKVNSDSFYSLAANLPFSVIRKVSGNKEQLESVLFGLSGLLNDEYLDLYFINLKKEYKYLKTKFDLKEEGVLKPEFFKLRPPNFPTIRLSQISSVYHKHQNLFSKLIEAKTVEDIYDLFEVTASKYWDNHFTFGKESKKNIKRLTKNFIDLLIINTILPLKVCYAKHIGVSIDEEVVSIISEIKAENNSVISNFNTLGVLINSAMDSQATLQMYNEYCTKNKCLQCAVGSSLLKDNK
- a CDS encoding amino acid carrier protein, with the translated sequence MKKYLYFLFLSISISFSSFAQDFDVEGKVLNPSTTINDGVISLKVTGGVEPYSYKWSNENTPLTSNKSTGLVEGVPYTVVVTDSDGKAVTKVFAVEADAITEIFNGTMTPAVNALGSVLFWDPFAALGLYDPVVYSDLKRVGVPDWYPGLKDKFTLKKWLKSDGSKVEKGDDIAVLINNAGKEQTVKANAKGSLKQLTAGGSVVYNSENQKHIIEQGAHFFAEINYDTPVVVTHPNGDPVTKPISFIVIWLVLGATFFTIRMGFINIRGFGHAIDLAKGKYDNPDAPGQVTHFQALATAVSGTVGLGNIAGVAVAVSLGGAGATFWMIVCGLLGMSSKFVECTLGVKYRDILPDGRVFGGPMNYLRYGLEKRNMKGLGKVLAGLFAVLAVGASFGGGNMFQANQSFEQLAGQFPVLEGNGFWFGIVTAILVGVVIIGGINSIANVTGKIVPVMASIYIVAALAVIIMNIENIGPAFSAIYDGAFSPSALRGGVIGVLVIGFQRAAFSNEAGVGSAAIAHSTAKTNHPPSEGFVALLEPFIDTVVVCTLTALVLIFTGMHEVEGMAGAQLTSDAFGSQISWFPYVLALAVFLFAFSTMISWSYYGMRAWTYLFGKSKRTEFIYKMFFLVFVVIGASVSLGAVLDFSDMMILAMSFPNIIGLYIMSGEVKKDLKEYLIKLKSNQLFRRQREEEAAK
- a CDS encoding MarR family winged helix-turn-helix transcriptional regulator translates to MNVEEIIKTDKDLPLEKRTILHLGLVTNKVQEIITTTLKPYDVSTQQFNVLRILRGQKGKPANLSTLNERMVTKMSNTTRLVDKLMQKGYVNRITCPSNRRKIEINITNEGEAILLKMDKDIKLSEEKILKKFDNKDLKELNNLLDKF